A region of Denticeps clupeoides chromosome 19, fDenClu1.1, whole genome shotgun sequence DNA encodes the following proteins:
- the aamdc gene encoding mth938 domain-containing protein — translation MNSPEIASLSWGHMKVKGCSSPYKDCKVWPGGSRAWDWRETGTDHRPGVQPADLEEILKKGVETLVIGRGMSEALQVPPATLDYVKGKGVDVRVLQTEQAVKEYNILAGQGAKVGGVFHSTC, via the exons ATGAACTCTCCGGAGATCGCGTCTCTCTCCTGGGGCCACATGAAAGTTAAGGGCTGCTCTTCTCCCTACAAAGACTGTAAAGTTTGGCCTGGAGGCAGCCGTGCATGGGACTGGAGGGAGACTGGGACAGAT CACCGCCCAGGGGTGCAACCTGCTGATCTGGAGGAGATCCTGAAGAAGGGGGTGGAGACTTTAGTAATTGGCAGGGGCATGAGTGAAGCACTTCAG GTGCCACCTGCCACCCTGGACTACGTGAAAGGGAAAGGCGTGGATGTGAGGGTGTTGCAAACAGAACAGGCCGTGAAGGAGTACAACATCCTGGCAGGACAAGGTGCTAAAGTGGGCGGAGTCTTTCACTCCACCTGCTGA